A single region of the Triticum dicoccoides isolate Atlit2015 ecotype Zavitan chromosome 2B, WEW_v2.0, whole genome shotgun sequence genome encodes:
- the LOC119365789 gene encoding UDP-glycosyltransferase 72B1-like: MDSTGAEPLALRPHVVLLASPGAGHLIPLAELAGRLVDHHGFAATLVTFTDLSSPDALSGVPASVATAALPSVPLDDLPAGTPMETVLFELVHRSLPSLRALLHSVGAPLAALVPDFFGSAALPLAAELGVPGYVFVPSNLTTIALMRATVELHDGVPPGESRDLPDPLELPGGVSLRRTDLPRSFQSSGKPVYAHLMEEGRRYLGADGLLVNTFYELEPATVEEFKQAAERGALPPVFPVGPFVRPSTTSDEAAGASACIEWLDRQPTGSVVYVSFGSGGSLTVEQTAELAAGLEASGHRFLWVVRMPNLDGNDGHNHEDKQNPLAWLPAGFLERTADKGLAVAAWAPQVRVLSHPATAVFVSHCGWNSALESVAAGVPMVAWPLYAEQRMNAVVLEGSVGVALRPRARERGEIAAVVKELMEGADRGRGVRRQAGDLQQAAAHAWSPEGSSRRALEQVAATWKKVTLAKVK; encoded by the coding sequence ATGGACTCGACAGGGGCCGAGCCGCTGGCGCTGCGGCCGCACGTCGTGCTGCTCGCCAGCCCCGGCGCCGGCCACCTCATCCCGCTGGCCGAGCTCGCAGGGCGGCTCGTCGACCACCACGGCTTCGCGGCCACGCTCGTCACCTTCACCGACCTCTCCTCcccggatgccctctccggcgtacCCGCCTCCGTCGCCACCGCCGCGCTCCCGTCCGTCCCGCTTGACGACCTCCCCGCCGGCACTCCTATGGAGACCGTGCTCTTCGAGCTCGTCCACCGGTCGCTCCCGAGCCTCCGAGCCCTCCTCCACTCCGTCGGCGCCCCGCTCGCCGCGCTGGTGCCGGACTTCTTTGGCTCAGCGGCGCTGCCGCTCGCCGCCGAGCTCGGCGTCCCGGGGTACGTCTTCGTGCCCAGCAACCTCACCACCATCGCGCTCATGCGCGCCACGGTGGAGCTCCACGACGGCGTTCCACCCGGCGAGTCCCGCGACCTCCCTGACCCTCTGGAGCTCCCCGGTGGCGTGTCGCTGCGCCGCACCGACCTGCCGCGCTCGTTCCAGAGCAGCGGCAAGCCGGTCTACGCGCACCTGATGGAAGAGGGCCGGCGGTACCTCGGCGCGGACGGCTTACTTGTGAACACCTTCTACGAGTTGGAGCCCGCCACCGTGGAAGAGTTCAAGCAGGCGGCGGAGCGAGGCGCGTTGCCGCCAGTGTTCCCCGTCGGTCCGTTCGTCCGGCCAAGCACAACCTCCGACGAAGCCGCCGGAGCGTCCGCGTGCATAGAGTGGCTAGATCGCCAGCCGACTGGGTCTGTGGTGTACGTCTCCTTCGGGAGCGGCGGGTCGCTGACCGTGGAGCAGACGGCAGAGCTCGCCGCTGGGCTGGAAGCGAGCGGCCACCGGTTCCTTTGGGTCGTGAGGATGCCGAATCTGGACGGCAACGACGGCCATAACCATGAAGACAAGCAAAACCCATTGGCGTGGCTTCCCGCGGGGTTCCTGGAGAGGACTGCGGACAAGGGGCTGGCCGTGGCGGCGTGGGCGCCTCAGGTGCGCGTGCTGTCCCACCCGGCGACGGCGGTGTTCGTGTCGCACTGCGGCTGGAACTCGGCGCTGGAGAGCGTGGCGGCCGGCGTGCCGATGGTGGCGTGGCCGCTGTACGCGGAGCAGCGGATGAACGCCGTGGTCCTGGAAGGGAGCGTCGGGGTGGCGCTGCGCCCGCGGGCGCGGGAGCGCGGCGAGATCGCGGCCGTGGTGAAGGAGCTGATGGAGGGGGCGGACAGGGGGCGCGGCGTGCGGCGGCAGGCCGGGGACCTGCAGCAGGCGGCGGCGCACGCGTGGTCGCCCGAGGGGTCGTCGCGCCGGGCGCTGGAGCAGGTCGCCGCCACATGGAAGAAGGTGACGCTTGCCAAGGTGAAGTAA